A single region of the Diadema setosum chromosome 14, eeDiaSeto1, whole genome shotgun sequence genome encodes:
- the LOC140237762 gene encoding long-chain specific acyl-CoA dehydrogenase, mitochondrial-like yields the protein MTSRILRSIIKLSPKYGASDRILRKNALLEAKKMRYVSCSQNCHRREQSTRQYVGQSETLMDIGTRPIFSEEHDIFRRNVRRFFQEEVAPNQDRYEKQRHIDKELWEKMGAAGLLGVDTPEEKGGIGGDILMAAIIWEEQAYVNGAGSSFPLHSDIVMPYIAQYGTQEQIEKFLPDMTAGKKVGAIAMTEPAAGSDLQGIKTYAKKDGDDYILNGSKVFITNGYLSDVVIVVAITDLTAQKKAHGIGLFLVEDGMPGFTKGLPLEKIGQKSVDTCELFFEDVRLPKSALLGGENRGFYYLMEQLPRERLIVADGAQAHCEFMFEETRNYIRQRKAFGKTLANIQTIQHKLAELKTLICVGRSFVDQCLLQAAENKLDTYTASMAKLWTTDAANKVATECLQLHGGWGYMWEYPIARAFCDTRVNSIYAGSNEIMKELIYRPIVASN from the exons atgacgtcgAGAATTTTGCGGAGCATCATCAAACTGTCTCCTAAGTATGGCGCTTCCGACAGAATCCTCAGAAAGAATGCTTTACTGGAGGCAAAGAAAATGCGATATGTGTCTTGCAGCCAAAATTGTCATCG ACGAGAGCAAAGCACCAGGCAGTATGTGGGACAGTCCGAGACATTGATGGACATCGGCACAAGGCCAATCTTCAGTGAGGAGCATGACATCTTCAGGAGAAACGTCCGTCGGTTCTTCCAGGAAGAGGTCGCACCCAACCAGGACAG ATATGAGAAGCAGCGACACATTGACAAGGAGCTCTGGGAGAAGATGGGAGCGGCAGGGTTGCTAGGCGTGGACACTCCGGAAGAAAAAGGTGGCATCGGCGGCGACATCCTGATGGCGGCCATCATTTGGGAGGAGCA GGCCTATGTCAATGGGGCAGGGTCATCATTCCCACTACACAGCGACATCGTCATGCCTTACATTGCCCAGTACGGCACCCAGGAACAGATTGAGAAGTTCCTCCCCGACATGACGGCGGGAAAGAAAGTGGGCGCCATCGCCATGACTGAACCAGCTGCCGGCAG TGACCTTCAGGGAATTAAGACGTACGCTAAAAAGGACGGAGATGACTACATCCTGAATGGAAGCAAA GTCTTTATCACCAATGGTTACTTGTCAGACGTAGTGATCGTTGTTGCCATCACAGACCTGACTGCCCAGAAGAAGGCCCACGGCATCGGGCTGTTTCTGGTCGAGGATGGCATGCCTGGATTTACCAAGGGGCTGCCCCTCGAGAAGATTGGACAGAAGTCTGTG GATACCTGTGAGCTCTTCTTTGAGGACGTGAGACTCCCAAAGAGTGCCCTCTTAGGCGGCGAAAATCGGGGCTTCTACTACCTCATGGAGCAGTTGCCGCGGGAACGGCTGATCGTGGCGGACGGGGCACAGGCTCACTGCGAGTTCATGTTCGAAGAAACCAGAAACTACATCAGGCAGCGCAAGGCCTTTGGGAAGACCCTCGCAAACATCCAA ACCATCCAACACAAGCTTGCTGAATTAAAGACCCTCATCTGTGTGGGAAGGAGCTTTGTGGACCAATGCCTGCTTCAGGCGGCTGAGAACAAGCTGGACACATACACAGCCTCCATGGCCAAACTCTG GACGACTGATGCTGCCAACAAGGTAGCAACAGAATGTTTGCAGCTGCATGGAGGGTGGGGCTACATGTGGGAGTACCCCATCGCCAGGGCCTTCTGTGACACTCGGGTCAACTCCATCTACGCCGGCAGCAACGAGATCATGAAGGAACTCATCTACAGACCCATCGTGGCCTCCAACTAA